From one Musa acuminata AAA Group cultivar baxijiao chromosome BXJ2-6, Cavendish_Baxijiao_AAA, whole genome shotgun sequence genomic stretch:
- the LOC135615621 gene encoding transmembrane 9 superfamily member 11-like: MGFAAESGAKMGFFRRLALWILISCLAVRSGDGFYLPGSYPHRYPAGGALPVKVNSLTSIETEMPFSYYSLPFCRPAEGIKDSAENLGELLMGDRIENSPYRFKMFTNESDVFLCRTDPLSAQDFRLLKKRIDEMYQVNLILENLPTIRYTKKDDYVLRWTGYPVGIMIADAYYVFNHLKFTVLVHKYEETNVARVMGTGDAAEAIPTVDKAGSGSPSWMVVGFEVVPCSFQHDADLVKALKMYDKYPVNIQCDPKAVAMRVKENQPIVFTYEVAFVESDIKWPSRWDAYLKMEGAKVHWFSILNSLMVIAFLAGIVLVILLRTVRRDLTRYEELDKEAQAQMNEELSGWKLVVGDVFRAPSHPLLLCVLVGDGVQILGMAIVTILFAALGFMSPASRGTLITGMLFFFLVLGIAAGYVAVRMWKTIKTGDHTGWISVSWRVACFFPGIAFLILTTLNFLLWGSHSTGAIPISLFIILLLLWFCISVPLTLVGGFLGAKAPHIEYPVRTNQIPREIPPQKYPPWLLVLGAGTLPFGTLFIELFFIMSSIWMGRVYYVFGFLFIVMILLVVVCAEVSLVLTYMHLCVEDWKWWWKSFFSSGSVAIYIFLYSVNYLVFDLKNLSGPISASLYLGYSLLMVIAIMLATGTIGFISAFGFVHYLFSSVKLD; the protein is encoded by the coding sequence CGATGGGTTCTACCTCCCCGGCAGCTACCCGCACCGGTACCCCGCCGGCGGCGCTCTCCCGGTCAAGGTGAACTCCCTCACCTCCATCGAGACCGAGATGCCCTTCAGCTACTACAGCCTCCCCTTCTGCCGCCCGGCGGAGGGGATCAAGGACAGCGCTGAAAACCTCGGCGAGCTCCTCATGGGAGACCGCATTGAGAACTCCCCATACCGCTTCAAGATGTTCACCAACGAGTCCGACGTCTTCCTCTGCCGGACCGACCCGCTCTCGGCCCAGGACTTCCGCCTCCTCAAGAAGAGGATCGACGAGATGTATCAGGTCAACCTGATCCTCGAAAACCTacccacgatccgctacaccaagAAGGACGATTACGTCCTTCGGTGGACGGGGTACCCGGTTGGGATCATGATCGCCGACGCCTACTATGTGTTCAACCACCTAAAATTCACAGTTTTGGTACACAAGTATGAGGAGACGAATGTGGCGAGGGTGATGGGCACAGGGGACGCAGCCGAGGCGATCCCGACGGTGGACAAGGCAGGTTCAGGGTCTCCCAGTTGGATGGTGGTTGGTTTCGAGGTCGTGCCATGTAGCTTTCAACATGATGCGGATTTGGTCAAGGCTCTGAAGATGTATGATAAGTACCCAGTGAACATCCAGTGCGATCCCAAGGCAGTGGCCATGAGAGTGAAGGAAAACCAACCTATTGTCTTCACTTATGAGGTTGCATTCGTCGAGAGTGACATCAAGTGGCCGTCTCGCTGGGATGCCTATTTGAAGATGGAGGGGGCGAAGGTTCACTGGTTCTCGATCCTGAATTCGCTAATGGTGATCGCTTTCCTTGCTGGTATTGTTCTCGTGATCCTGTTGAGGACTGTTCGAAGGGATCTGACTCGGTATGAGGAGCTCGACAAGGAGGCACAGGCTCAGATGAATGAGGAGCTATCAGGATGGAAGCTTGTAGTTGGGGATGTGTTCAGAGCTCCAAGTCATCCGTTGCTCCTTTGTGTATTGGTTGGTGATGGAGTTCAGATACTTGGTATGGCAATCGTAACCATCTTGTTCGCTGCACTTGGATTCATGTCCCCTGCATCAAGGGGAACTCTCATCACAGGAATGCTGTTCTTCTTCCTGGTTCTTGGGATCGCTGCTGGATATGTTGCTGTCAGGATGTGGAAGACAATCAAAACTGGGGATCACACTGGTTGGATTTCTGTTTCTTGGCGGGTTGCTTGTTTCTTCCCTGGTATTGCGTTCTTGATCTTGACAACATTAAACTTCCTGTTGTGGGGTAGCCATAGCACAGGGGCAATACCCATttctttgttcatcatattgctttTGCTCTGGTTCTGCATCTCAGTTCCACTGACACTTGTTGGTGGCTTCCTTGGTGCCAAGGCACCGCACATTGAGTACCCAGTTAGGACTAATCAGATACCTCGCGAGATTCCTCCGCAGAAATACCCGCCGTGGTTGTTGGTTCTTGGAGCTGGGACCCTACCATTTGGCACTCTTTTCATCGAGCTCTTCTTCATAATGTCAAGCATCTGGATGGGCCGTGTGTACTATGTCTTCGGCTTTCTCTTCATCGTAATGATTCTTCTTGTTGTCGTTTGTGCTGAAGTTTCTTTAGTCCTGACCTACATGCACCTGTGTGTCGAGGATTGGAAGTGGTGGTGGAAATCCTTCTTCTCATCAGGATCAGTGGCTATCTACATATTCTTATACTCTGTGAACTATCTGGTGTTTGATCTTAAGAACTTAAGTGGGCCCATCTCTGCCTCCCTCTACCTTGGCTACTCTTTGTTGATGGTCATTGCAATCATGCTTGCAACTGGTACAATCGGATTCATCTCAGCATTCGGGTTCGTCCATTACCTCTTTTCATCAGTCAAACTAGATTGA
- the LOC103989864 gene encoding aspartate aminotransferase, chloroplastic yields MASALASVALSAPFFRAVPLPENSMFQRIGAEKKHDNPLFKGKDFRRVSMTVSVNVSRFEGVTMAPPDPILGVSEAFRTDTNDLKLNLGVGAYRTEELQPYVLNVVKKAEKLMLERGENKEYLPIEGLAAFNKVTAELLFGADNSVIQEGRVATIQGLSGTGSLRLAAAFIQRYFPDAKALISSPTWGNHKNIFNDARVPWSEYRYYDPRTVGLDFDGMVADIKAAPDGSFVLLHGCAHNPTGIDPTPEQWEKIADVIQEKNHIPFFDVAYQGFASGSLDADAYSVRLFVKRGFELLVAQSYSKNLGLYAERIGAINVVCSSSDAGTRVKSQLKRLARPMYSNPPVHGARIVANVVGDPNLFNEWKQEMELLAGRIKNVRQRLYENLSQKDKSGKDWSFVLKQIGMFSYTGLHKAQSDHMTDKWHIYMTKDGRISLAGLSLSKCEYLADAIIDSFHNVD; encoded by the exons GATTTCAGAAGAGTTAGTATGACTGTCTCAGTAAATGTTTCTCGTTTCGAGGGTGTTACCATGGCTCCTCCGGATCCAATTCTTGGGGTTTCTGAGGCATTCAGAACTGACACAAATGACCTGAAACTTAATCTTGGTGTGGGAGCTTACAGGACAGAAGAACTTCAACCATATGTGCTAAATGTAGTTAAAAAG GCAGAAAAGCTTATGCTGGAAAGAGGAGAAAACAAGGAG TATCTTCCTATTGAAGGTTTGGCTGCATTTAATAAGGTTACTGCAGAACTATTATTTGGAGCAGATAATTCTGTTATCCAGGAAGGAAGG GTTGCTACCATTCAAGGACTTTCAGGGACTGGTTCTCTTCGGCTTGCAGCAGCTTTTATACAACGATATTTTCCTGATGCAAAAGCTTTGATATCCTCTCCAACTTGGG GTAATCACAAGAACATTTTCAATGATGCTAGGGTTCCCTGGTCTGAATATCGATATTATGATCCTAGGACAGTTGGGTTGGACTTTGATGGAATGGTAGCCGATATTAAG gCTGCACCAGATGGATCTTTTGTCCTATTACATGGATGTGCACACAATCCAACAGGAATTGATCCAACTCCTGAACAGTGGGAAAAGATTGCTGATGTCATTCAAGAGAAGAATCACATCCCTTTCTTTGATGTTGCATACCAG GGTTTTGCTAGTGGAAGCCTTGATGCAGATGCATACTCTGTTAGGCTGTTTGTCAAACGTGGTTTCGAGCTTCTGGTTGCTCAGTCTTACAGTAAAAATTTAGGTTTGTATGCAGAAAGGATTGGAGCCATTAACGTTGTTTGCTCATCTTCAGATGCTGGTACAAG GGTGAAAAGCCAACTGAAAAGGCTAGCCCGGCCTATGTATTCAAATCCTCCTGTTCATGGTGCTAGAATAGTTGCCAATGTTGTTGGAGACCCAAATCTTTTTAATGAATGGAAACAAGAGATGGAACTATTGGCTGGTCGAATAAAGAATGTAAGGCAGAGACTCTATGAGAATCTCTCTCAGAAAGATAAAAGCGGGAAGGATTGGTCTTTTGTCCTCAAGCAAATTGGCATGTTCTCATATACTGGTTTGCACAAAGCACAG AGCGACCATATGACGGACAAATGGCACATTTACATGACAAAGGATGGAAGAATATCTTTGGCTGGACTCTCCCTGTCTAAATGTGAATACCTTGCAGATGCCATAATCGATTCATTCCACAACGTCGACTAG